In one Salipiger abyssi genomic region, the following are encoded:
- a CDS encoding WecB/TagA/CpsF family glycosyltransferase, whose amino-acid sequence MDFSIAGERISVNVPTWAALQARVAERLAQRQGFALATINLDHLVKLRASQVFRRAYAAQDFVVADGNPIVWMSRLAGRPVELIPGSDAILPLARLAAKHGVGVALVGSTEPALAAAKSYLEREVRDLEVTLIIAPPMGFEPAGEAADAIFARLTSSGAGLCFVALGAPKQEIFAAAGRRKAPQIGFACIGAGLDFFAGTQRRAPGWARRFAVEWLWRASYSPRRLLPRYAKCLAILPGQMLRAMMMRFRSPQH is encoded by the coding sequence ATGGATTTCAGCATAGCCGGTGAGCGGATCTCGGTGAATGTTCCGACCTGGGCCGCGCTTCAGGCTCGCGTGGCCGAGCGTCTGGCGCAGCGGCAGGGTTTCGCGCTGGCGACGATCAATCTCGATCATCTGGTCAAGCTGCGTGCCTCGCAGGTGTTTCGCCGCGCCTATGCGGCGCAGGATTTCGTCGTGGCCGATGGCAATCCCATCGTCTGGATGTCGCGGCTCGCGGGCCGTCCGGTCGAGCTGATCCCCGGCTCCGACGCCATTCTGCCGCTGGCGCGGCTGGCGGCCAAACACGGGGTCGGCGTGGCGCTCGTGGGCAGTACCGAGCCGGCGCTTGCCGCCGCCAAGAGCTATCTGGAACGCGAGGTGCGCGATCTTGAGGTCACGCTGATCATCGCCCCGCCGATGGGATTCGAGCCTGCGGGCGAGGCGGCGGATGCGATCTTTGCCCGGCTGACCTCCTCCGGTGCGGGGCTGTGTTTCGTGGCGCTGGGCGCCCCCAAGCAGGAGATCTTTGCCGCCGCCGGGCGCCGCAAGGCGCCGCAGATCGGCTTTGCCTGTATCGGCGCGGGGCTCGATTTCTTTGCCGGCACGCAGCGCCGCGCGCCGGGATGGGCGCGGCGCTTTGCGGTGGAATGGCTCTGGCGCGCCTCCTACAGCCCCCGGCGCCTGCTGCCGCGCTATGCGAAATGCCTCGCGATCCTGCCCGGGCAGATGCTGCGCGCGATGATGATGCGGTTTCGCTCGCCGCAGCACTGA
- a CDS encoding Gfo/Idh/MocA family protein translates to MRRISILGCGFVADLYLRSLQAMEGIEVAGVYDRDAARLDRFCTHWGLPAKDSLTRFLDEAPPGGVILNLTNPAAHYELNRACLEAGHHVYCEKPLAMEVAQARELHALAAARGLLLASAPCSVLGETAQTLGHALRKGIAGTPRAIYAELDDGFVPQAAYEKWLSETGAPWPYEDEFRVGCTLEHAGYYLGWLISWFGSVRTVVAASAETVPDKTGNGPMAPDLSVATLFFENGPVTRLTCSIVAPHDHSIRIVGDRGVLSCDAAWVNSARVRFAKRMTIRRRLMENPFPRRIRLPQPTHPKVKRWGAAAMNFMLGPAEMLEALEQARPCRLSADFALHMTEVTLAIQNAGETTGAQAMTTRCDPMEPMPWAK, encoded by the coding sequence ATGCGCAGGATCTCGATACTGGGCTGCGGCTTTGTCGCCGATCTCTACCTGCGGTCGCTTCAGGCCATGGAGGGGATCGAGGTCGCCGGGGTCTATGACCGCGACGCGGCGCGGCTCGACCGGTTCTGCACCCATTGGGGCCTGCCAGCCAAGGATTCGCTGACCCGCTTTCTCGACGAGGCCCCGCCGGGCGGGGTGATCCTGAACCTCACCAACCCCGCGGCGCATTACGAGCTGAACCGCGCCTGTCTTGAGGCCGGGCATCACGTCTATTGCGAAAAGCCGCTGGCGATGGAGGTCGCGCAGGCCAGGGAACTGCATGCGCTGGCCGCTGCGCGCGGGCTGCTGCTGGCATCGGCGCCCTGTTCGGTGCTGGGCGAGACCGCGCAGACCCTCGGCCACGCGCTGCGCAAGGGCATCGCCGGCACGCCCCGCGCGATCTATGCCGAGCTCGACGACGGGTTCGTACCGCAGGCCGCCTATGAGAAATGGCTGAGCGAAACCGGCGCGCCCTGGCCCTATGAGGACGAATTCCGCGTCGGCTGCACGCTGGAACATGCGGGTTATTACCTGGGCTGGCTGATTTCCTGGTTCGGCTCGGTCCGCACCGTGGTCGCCGCCAGCGCCGAGACCGTGCCCGACAAGACCGGCAACGGGCCGATGGCGCCGGACCTGTCGGTCGCCACGCTGTTTTTCGAGAACGGCCCGGTGACGCGGCTGACCTGCTCGATCGTGGCGCCGCACGACCATTCCATCCGCATCGTCGGCGACAGGGGCGTGCTGAGCTGCGATGCCGCCTGGGTCAACAGCGCCAGAGTGCGCTTTGCCAAGCGCATGACGATCCGCCGGCGGCTGATGGAAAACCCGTTCCCGCGCCGCATCCGGCTGCCGCAGCCGACCCATCCCAAGGTGAAGCGCTGGGGCGCGGCGGCGATGAATTTCATGCTCGGCCCCGCCGAGATGCTGGAGGCGCTGGAACAGGCCCGCCCCTGCCGCCTCTCGGCGGATTTCGCGCTGCACATGACCGAGGTCACACTGGCGATCCAGAATGCCGGCGAGACCACCGGCGCGCAGGCCATGACCACACGCTGCGATCCGATGGAGCCGATGCCGTGGGCGAAGTGA
- a CDS encoding NAD-dependent epimerase/dehydratase family protein, with translation MGEVKRILITGAGGFIGRACVAVARARGIEVVAVVRRTVPAEWSRDAGIALVTADLSDPASVAVLAQALQGCGAAIHAAAHLGGDAEKIAADTLSGTRHLLAALPEGLRLVLVSSIVVYDTMSVAPGAVLDERSALAAPGHAPDAYAEAKLAQEALARAAGHPLWLIRPGAVWGPGRTWHALNGVDAGPLHITLTSDGVLPIVHVTQLAKALIAAALTDPGGIRALNAVDDDLPTRSRYVAAHRRATGRPKLSMALPWTVWLGLAKLLRPLAPRLPGLLREPVLRARIMPLRWPNTALRAALGGNDAAGYEQMLERSTRGAE, from the coding sequence GTGGGCGAAGTGAAGCGCATCCTGATCACCGGCGCCGGCGGGTTCATCGGGCGCGCCTGCGTGGCCGTGGCCCGCGCGCGCGGGATCGAGGTGGTGGCCGTGGTGCGCAGGACCGTTCCGGCGGAATGGTCCCGGGATGCCGGCATCGCGCTGGTGACGGCGGATCTCTCCGACCCGGCCTCGGTCGCGGTTCTCGCGCAGGCGCTGCAAGGCTGCGGCGCGGCAATCCATGCCGCCGCGCATCTCGGCGGAGACGCGGAAAAGATCGCCGCCGATACGCTCTCGGGCACGCGCCATCTGCTCGCGGCGCTACCCGAGGGCCTGCGGCTGGTGCTGGTAAGCTCCATCGTGGTCTACGACACGATGTCCGTGGCCCCCGGCGCGGTTCTGGACGAGCGTTCGGCGCTGGCCGCACCCGGCCACGCGCCGGATGCCTATGCCGAGGCCAAGCTGGCGCAGGAGGCTCTGGCCCGCGCCGCCGGGCATCCGCTCTGGCTGATCCGGCCCGGCGCGGTCTGGGGGCCGGGCCGCACGTGGCATGCGCTGAACGGCGTCGATGCCGGGCCGCTGCACATCACCCTGACCTCGGACGGCGTGCTGCCAATCGTCCATGTCACGCAGCTTGCCAAAGCGCTGATCGCCGCCGCCCTGACCGATCCCGGGGGCATCAGGGCACTGAACGCGGTCGATGACGACCTGCCGACGCGCAGTCGCTATGTCGCCGCGCACCGCAGGGCGACCGGCAGGCCAAAACTGTCGATGGCGCTGCCCTGGACGGTCTGGCTGGGCCTCGCGAAACTGCTCCGCCCGCTGGCCCCGCGCCTGCCGGGCCTCCTGCGCGAGCCGGTCCTGCGCGCCCGCATCATGCCGCTGCGCTGGCCGAACACCGCGCTGCGGGCAGCCCTTGGCGGCAATGATGCGGCAGGCTACGAGCAGATGCTCGAACGCAGCACGAGGGGTGCCGAATGA
- a CDS encoding glycosyltransferase family 4 protein, whose amino-acid sequence MSLPKLAYLTGEYPRASDTFIQREVAALRALGHEVLTCSIRTTGDEHLVGPEQREEHARTFRVLDAAKNPFRLIKAHLRFMLRPGRYLSALKLAWKTAPKGIKGRLYNLIYFAEAAVLADRMKSQGVQHLHNHIAKASCTVAMLASELSGIPYSFTIHGPDIFFEPGHWRIDEKTARATFVACISDYCRSQLMCFAATEHWDKLHIVHCGIEPERYATAQHKGQTLLFVGRLAGVKGVPVLLDAVAALRERFPHLRLALIGDGPERAALEARAEPLGETVVFLGYQSQAEVAEALSQSDLFVLPSFAEGVPVVLMEAMAAGVPVIATQIAGIPELVAQWESGVLVPPGDVAALAEAIEQMLASADQRRVMGAVGRATVEAEFNIHTEAARLSSLFTAYANGETPPKREVLE is encoded by the coding sequence ATGAGCCTGCCGAAACTCGCCTATCTGACCGGAGAATATCCCCGCGCCTCCGATACCTTCATCCAGCGCGAGGTGGCGGCGCTGCGCGCGCTCGGCCACGAGGTGCTGACCTGCTCGATCCGCACCACCGGGGACGAGCATCTGGTCGGCCCGGAGCAGCGCGAGGAGCATGCCCGTACCTTCAGGGTGCTGGATGCGGCGAAGAACCCGTTCCGGCTGATCAAGGCGCATCTGCGCTTCATGCTGCGGCCCGGGCGCTATCTCTCGGCGCTGAAACTGGCGTGGAAGACGGCGCCGAAGGGGATCAAGGGCCGGCTCTACAACCTGATCTATTTTGCCGAGGCCGCGGTTCTGGCCGACCGGATGAAATCGCAGGGCGTGCAGCATCTGCACAACCATATCGCCAAGGCCTCCTGCACCGTGGCGATGCTGGCGAGCGAGCTTTCGGGCATTCCCTACAGCTTCACCATCCACGGGCCGGATATCTTTTTCGAACCCGGTCACTGGCGCATCGACGAAAAGACCGCACGCGCCACATTCGTCGCCTGCATCAGCGATTACTGCCGCTCGCAGCTCATGTGTTTCGCCGCGACCGAGCATTGGGACAAGCTGCATATCGTACATTGCGGCATCGAGCCCGAGCGCTACGCGACCGCGCAGCACAAGGGCCAGACGCTGCTGTTCGTGGGCCGACTTGCGGGGGTGAAGGGCGTGCCGGTGCTGCTCGACGCGGTGGCGGCGCTCAGGGAGCGCTTCCCGCATCTGCGGCTGGCACTGATCGGCGACGGGCCGGAGCGCGCGGCGCTGGAGGCGCGGGCCGAACCGCTGGGCGAGACGGTGGTGTTTCTCGGCTACCAGAGCCAGGCCGAGGTGGCCGAGGCGCTGTCGCAGAGCGATCTCTTCGTGTTGCCGAGCTTTGCCGAGGGCGTGCCGGTGGTGCTGATGGAGGCGATGGCGGCGGGTGTGCCGGTGATCGCCACGCAGATCGCCGGCATCCCCGAGCTGGTGGCACAATGGGAAAGCGGCGTGCTGGTGCCGCCGGGCGATGTCGCGGCGCTTGCCGAGGCGATCGAGCAGATGCTGGCCAGCGCCGACCAGCGCCGGGTGATGGGCGCGGTGGGCCGCGCCACCGTCGAGGCGGAATTCAACATCCATACCGAGGCGGCGCGGCTCTCGTCGCTTTTCACCGCCTATGCCAATGGCGAGACGCCGCCGAAACGCGAGGTGCTGGAATGA
- a CDS encoding glycosyltransferase: MRAVDVVLIGRNEGARLVAALASVAGVARQVVYVDSGSTDDSIAEAQRAGATVVELDLSVPFTAARARNAGFEALEAPELVQFIDGDCALVPGFLDAARAHLEAHPKLGMVTGWRSEIHRDASLYNQLADFEWRRPAGEILACGGDMMVRAEAFQGVGGFDPTVIAAEDDEFCTRLRKAGWVLERIPQEMTRHDADTHRFGQWWTRAVRTGHGFAQVGHLHPEYFVKERRRVLVYGLALPLVILIGAFLWWGLPLLGLAAYALNFLRTAQGLMREGLPRAEALRHAILLTLSKFPNLIGMATFHWRQLRNAQMRIIEYK, translated from the coding sequence ATGAGGGCCGTCGATGTCGTGCTGATCGGCCGCAACGAGGGCGCCCGTCTGGTCGCGGCGCTGGCCTCTGTCGCCGGTGTCGCGCGGCAGGTGGTCTATGTGGACAGCGGCTCCACCGATGACAGCATCGCCGAGGCGCAAAGGGCCGGCGCCACGGTGGTGGAGCTCGACCTTTCGGTGCCCTTCACCGCCGCGCGGGCCCGCAATGCCGGGTTCGAGGCGCTGGAGGCACCCGAGCTGGTGCAGTTCATCGACGGCGATTGCGCGCTGGTGCCGGGCTTTCTCGACGCCGCGCGGGCGCATCTTGAAGCGCATCCGAAACTCGGCATGGTCACCGGCTGGCGCTCCGAGATCCACCGCGATGCGAGCCTCTACAACCAGCTCGCCGATTTCGAATGGCGGCGGCCGGCTGGCGAGATCCTTGCCTGCGGTGGCGACATGATGGTGCGGGCCGAGGCGTTCCAGGGCGTTGGCGGCTTCGATCCGACGGTGATCGCCGCCGAGGATGACGAGTTCTGCACGCGGCTGCGCAAGGCCGGCTGGGTGCTGGAGCGCATCCCGCAGGAGATGACCCGCCACGACGCCGATACCCACCGGTTCGGGCAATGGTGGACACGCGCCGTGCGCACCGGCCACGGCTTTGCGCAGGTGGGCCATCTGCACCCGGAATATTTCGTCAAGGAACGCCGCCGCGTGCTGGTCTACGGGCTGGCGCTGCCGCTTGTCATCCTGATCGGCGCGTTTCTATGGTGGGGCCTGCCGCTGCTGGGGCTGGCCGCCTATGCGCTGAACTTCCTCCGTACCGCGCAGGGGCTGATGCGCGAGGGGCTGCCGCGCGCAGAGGCGCTCCGGCATGCCATCCTGCTGACGCTGTCGAAATTTCCCAATCTCATCGGCATGGCGACCTTTCACTGGCGCCAGCTCCGGAACGCGCAGATGCGCATCATCGAGTACAAGTGA
- a CDS encoding NAD-dependent epimerase/dehydratase family protein: MSEPIRVGLIGAGYIATWHADALKATPGVSVAAICDVSETAAKGMAEAYGAQPFTSVEALIESGICDAVHILTPPHLHKPLAIQCLEAGLHVLVEKPVAESTEDTREILAAAEAAGRRFHAGHNFLGLPSYERLKEMVRSGALGRVSTAEITYALPLSPLRSGPFNLWLLREPKNLLLEVGPHLMSFAVDLFGTPEIVFAEASKPVDLPGGDPRPQGFRILARAGDVEIAFTVSLVETQDDRSVTLRGSSARARLDFASDVLIVERENTSDLIVNPLRKQLDLSGQHLREGVRNAWAQASSLNQKGPYALSFRGMDRALYGNMSAPQDARFSGESAVTVMQALDDALALLPADKLAVKAPAVQTRQPKPTAMVIGGTGFIGRALTRRLVADGHDVRVLSRGKTGPFPDLPDQVETVGVSLHDLDGLTEAMHGIDVVFNLAKSMDKTWADALINDVGVATRVGMACEKAGVKRLVYTGTIASYDMSDPGRTITEDTPFPDDMTDRNLYARSKAECERQLMRLHRERGLPLTIARPGIVVGHGGPLQHWGIGRWHGAGAVRIWGPGENILPFVLIDDVADGLVRMATRTAAIGESFNLIGEPMMSARGYFEAIHDALGAKIRVTSGNLTAFYLSDAVKYGLKKYALRKRGVIRPSLADWKSRAHFSPFANTKPKELLGWAPETDRAAFVEEAITRANLLGF, encoded by the coding sequence ATGTCCGAACCCATCCGTGTCGGCCTGATCGGGGCCGGATATATCGCCACCTGGCACGCCGACGCACTGAAAGCGACGCCCGGCGTCTCGGTCGCCGCTATCTGCGATGTTTCCGAAACCGCCGCGAAGGGCATGGCCGAGGCTTATGGCGCGCAGCCCTTCACATCGGTCGAGGCGCTGATCGAAAGCGGCATCTGCGATGCGGTGCATATCCTGACGCCGCCGCATCTGCACAAGCCGCTGGCGATCCAGTGCCTTGAGGCCGGGCTGCATGTGCTGGTGGAAAAGCCGGTCGCGGAAAGCACTGAGGACACGCGCGAGATCCTCGCCGCCGCCGAGGCGGCGGGCCGGCGCTTTCACGCCGGGCACAACTTCCTCGGCCTGCCGTCCTATGAACGGCTGAAGGAGATGGTTCGCTCCGGCGCGCTGGGCCGCGTCTCCACCGCCGAGATCACCTATGCGCTGCCGCTCTCGCCGCTGCGCTCGGGGCCGTTCAACCTCTGGCTGCTGCGCGAGCCGAAAAACCTGCTGCTCGAGGTCGGGCCGCATCTGATGAGCTTTGCCGTCGATCTGTTCGGCACGCCCGAGATCGTCTTTGCCGAAGCGAGCAAGCCGGTGGATCTGCCCGGCGGCGATCCGCGCCCGCAGGGCTTCCGCATCCTCGCCCGCGCCGGCGATGTGGAGATCGCCTTTACCGTCTCGCTGGTGGAAACGCAGGACGACCGCTCGGTGACGCTGCGCGGCTCCTCGGCCCGGGCGCGGCTTGATTTCGCCTCGGATGTGCTGATCGTGGAGCGTGAGAATACCTCGGATCTGATCGTGAACCCGCTGCGCAAGCAGCTCGACCTCAGCGGTCAGCACCTGCGCGAGGGGGTTCGCAACGCCTGGGCTCAGGCCAGCTCGCTGAACCAGAAAGGCCCCTATGCGCTGAGCTTCCGGGGCATGGACCGCGCGCTTTACGGCAATATGAGCGCGCCGCAGGATGCGCGGTTCAGTGGCGAAAGTGCTGTCACCGTGATGCAGGCGCTCGACGATGCGCTGGCGCTGCTGCCCGCCGACAAGCTGGCGGTGAAGGCGCCCGCCGTGCAGACCAGGCAGCCGAAGCCCACCGCCATGGTGATCGGCGGCACCGGTTTCATCGGCCGGGCGCTGACCCGGCGCCTGGTGGCCGACGGGCACGATGTGCGCGTGCTGTCGCGCGGCAAGACCGGCCCCTTCCCCGACCTGCCCGATCAGGTGGAGACCGTGGGCGTGTCGCTGCACGATCTCGACGGGCTGACCGAGGCGATGCATGGCATCGACGTGGTCTTCAACCTCGCCAAGTCGATGGACAAGACCTGGGCGGATGCGCTGATCAACGATGTCGGCGTGGCCACCCGCGTCGGCATGGCCTGCGAAAAGGCCGGGGTGAAGCGGCTGGTCTATACCGGCACCATCGCCAGCTACGACATGTCGGACCCGGGCCGGACCATCACCGAGGACACGCCGTTCCCCGACGACATGACCGACCGCAACCTCTATGCCCGGTCCAAGGCGGAATGCGAGCGCCAGCTCATGCGGCTGCACCGCGAGCGCGGGCTGCCGCTGACCATCGCGCGGCCCGGCATCGTGGTGGGCCATGGCGGGCCGTTGCAACACTGGGGCATCGGGCGCTGGCACGGCGCCGGCGCGGTGCGCATCTGGGGGCCGGGCGAGAATATCCTGCCCTTCGTGCTGATCGACGACGTGGCGGACGGGCTGGTGCGCATGGCGACCCGCACCGCGGCCATCGGCGAGAGCTTCAACCTGATCGGCGAGCCGATGATGTCGGCGCGCGGCTATTTCGAGGCCATCCACGATGCGCTCGGGGCCAAGATCCGCGTCACCAGCGGCAATCTCACGGCCTTCTACCTGTCGGACGCGGTGAAATACGGGCTCAAGAAATACGCCCTGCGCAAGCGCGGCGTGATCCGCCCGTCGCTGGCCGACTGGAAGAGCCGCGCGCATTTCTCGCCCTTCGCCAATACCAAGCCCAAGGAGCTGCTGGGCTGGGCCCCCGAAACCGACCGCGCCGCCTTTGTCGAAGAGGCCATCACCCGCGCCAATCTACTGGGCTTCTGA
- a CDS encoding CpsD/CapB family tyrosine-protein kinase, with product MNMVDRRKFRRKFGRTEAPAPETQPEDPPIEPLESRETRLARRKAETEAAAAAEEAARKAQEDDARRKAEAKRKAEDARRAAERLEAVQRQRAEAARRKREAEEQARKQAEDAAREAELRAQQEAAREAESARAAEKARQEDETRRAAIAERREERRKAREDALRRAQEDTETVPAAAAAPEPKPAPQATPLWDALPTFAVDARHLERNRIVTAGRQDPAHAAFDVLRTRLLQALADNGWKRVAITSPTKDCGKTFTAANLAISLSRQETCRTLLLDCDLRRPTLHKVMGLRNPGSMGDMLRGLVPPERQLARLGPNDIHAGQNIAFGFNGTVEPYASELLQDPRTEETLNAIEKSLAPDVILFDLPPALYFDDVMAFRPQFDGVLLVIGGGLTTDKEVREVERRLGDNTPLLGTVLNKAEGTNLRKYSY from the coding sequence ATGAACATGGTCGACCGCCGCAAATTCCGCCGCAAATTCGGACGCACGGAAGCGCCAGCGCCCGAGACGCAGCCCGAAGATCCGCCCATCGAACCGCTGGAAAGCCGCGAAACCCGGCTCGCCCGCCGCAAGGCGGAGACCGAAGCCGCCGCCGCGGCGGAAGAGGCCGCGCGCAAGGCGCAGGAAGACGATGCCCGCCGCAAGGCAGAGGCCAAGCGCAAGGCCGAGGATGCCCGCCGCGCGGCGGAGCGGCTCGAAGCGGTGCAGCGGCAACGGGCCGAGGCGGCGCGCCGCAAGCGCGAGGCGGAAGAGCAGGCCCGCAAGCAGGCCGAGGACGCGGCCCGCGAGGCGGAGCTTCGCGCGCAGCAGGAGGCCGCACGGGAGGCAGAATCAGCGCGAGCTGCTGAAAAGGCCCGTCAGGAAGACGAGACCCGCCGCGCCGCGATTGCAGAGCGCCGCGAGGAACGCCGCAAGGCCCGCGAAGACGCTCTTCGCCGTGCGCAGGAAGACACCGAAACCGTGCCCGCTGCGGCTGCCGCGCCGGAGCCGAAACCCGCACCGCAGGCCACGCCGCTCTGGGACGCGCTGCCGACCTTTGCCGTCGATGCCCGCCATCTCGAACGCAACCGCATCGTCACCGCCGGGCGCCAGGATCCGGCGCATGCCGCCTTTGACGTGCTGCGCACGCGGCTGTTGCAGGCGCTGGCCGATAATGGCTGGAAACGGGTCGCGATCACCTCGCCGACCAAGGATTGCGGCAAGACCTTCACCGCCGCGAACCTCGCCATCAGCCTCTCGCGTCAGGAAACCTGCCGGACCCTGCTGCTCGATTGCGACCTGCGTCGCCCGACGCTGCACAAGGTGATGGGGCTGCGCAATCCCGGCTCCATGGGCGACATGCTGCGCGGCCTCGTGCCGCCGGAGCGGCAGCTTGCACGGCTTGGCCCGAACGACATCCATGCCGGGCAGAACATCGCCTTCGGCTTCAACGGCACGGTCGAACCCTACGCGTCGGAACTGCTTCAGGATCCGCGCACCGAAGAGACGCTGAACGCCATCGAAAAGAGCCTGGCCCCCGATGTGATCCTCTTCGATCTGCCGCCGGCGCTCTATTTCGACGATGTCATGGCCTTCCGCCCGCAATTCGACGGCGTGCTTCTGGTGATCGGCGGTGGTCTGACCACCGACAAGGAAGTGCGCGAGGTCGAGCGCCGTCTCGGGGACAACACCCCGCTTCTGGGCACGGTCCTGAACAAGGCCGAAGGCACCAACCTGCGCAAGTACAGTTACTGA
- a CDS encoding GumC family protein, producing the protein MNQFQSMGEVFAALRRRAFLIFCVTALGCALSVWLALNQTKIYETTAVVQIEDAQVPDSLAGATAQSEDAARRVRLIEQRLMSRDNLLRIMQEHSLFAADPHMPLNERVSLMRESVRIEEIRSNANAFQAQQEAPSGLLISVTLDDPQKAADLANELMYTVIEQSRSRSAGRARETLTFFEGEAERVSEEINAMEAQIASYKRENAAALPGGLASLRDQLATLQDNLLQLDRDIVALEANSSRQREEVLARQVALMREQKALVQSRIAEIEQTILEAPEVERELSGLERRLDELQEQYGVITRRKAEAEMGQMLEDRQQMDRFEVLETALVPEVPASGSRKKLAMLGGVGSVIAAVGLAFVVELMNPAIRSAVQMERALGMQPVVAIPTIKTRRERRGRGLRLLALVASLAAVGTAAFRLLGDRIPWQMLVEKLLPRAAQP; encoded by the coding sequence ATGAACCAGTTTCAGTCGATGGGCGAAGTGTTCGCAGCACTGCGGCGCCGTGCCTTTCTGATTTTTTGTGTGACCGCTCTCGGCTGCGCTCTGTCCGTGTGGCTCGCGCTCAATCAGACCAAGATCTACGAGACCACCGCTGTGGTACAGATCGAGGATGCGCAGGTGCCGGATTCGCTGGCCGGCGCCACCGCGCAATCCGAGGATGCGGCGCGGCGCGTGCGCCTGATCGAACAGCGCCTGATGTCGCGCGACAATCTCCTGCGGATCATGCAGGAGCACAGCCTGTTCGCCGCCGATCCGCATATGCCCCTCAACGAGCGCGTGTCCCTGATGCGGGAATCAGTGCGGATCGAGGAAATCCGCTCCAACGCCAACGCCTTCCAGGCGCAGCAGGAAGCGCCCTCGGGCCTGCTGATCAGCGTGACGCTGGACGATCCGCAGAAGGCCGCCGATCTGGCCAACGAGCTGATGTATACGGTGATCGAGCAGTCGCGCAGCCGCAGCGCCGGCCGGGCGCGCGAGACGCTGACCTTCTTCGAGGGCGAGGCGGAGCGCGTCTCGGAAGAGATCAATGCCATGGAGGCGCAGATCGCCAGCTACAAGCGCGAGAACGCAGCGGCGCTGCCGGGCGGGCTGGCCTCGCTGCGCGACCAGCTTGCGACGCTCCAGGACAACCTGCTGCAACTCGACCGCGATATCGTGGCGCTCGAGGCGAATTCCAGCCGTCAGCGCGAGGAAGTGCTGGCCCGCCAGGTCGCGCTGATGCGCGAGCAGAAGGCGCTGGTGCAGAGCCGCATCGCCGAGATCGAACAGACCATTCTCGAAGCGCCCGAGGTCGAGCGCGAGCTGAGCGGACTTGAGCGCCGGCTCGACGAGCTTCAGGAACAGTATGGCGTGATCACCCGCCGCAAGGCCGAGGCCGAGATGGGCCAGATGCTGGAGGATCGCCAGCAGATGGACCGTTTCGAGGTGCTGGAAACCGCGCTTGTGCCGGAAGTGCCCGCCTCGGGCAGCCGCAAGAAGCTTGCGATGCTGGGCGGTGTGGGCAGCGTGATCGCCGCTGTCGGGCTGGCCTTCGTGGTCGAGCTGATGAACCCGGCGATTCGCAGCGCGGTGCAGATGGAGCGGGCGCTGGGCATGCAGCCGGTGGTGGCGATCCCGACGATCAAGACCCGCCGCGAAAGGCGCGGGCGGGGCCTCAGGCTGCTGGCGCTGGTGGCGTCTCTGGCGGCGGTCGGGACGGCGGCATTCCGGCTGCTGGGCGACCGGATCCCGTGGCAGATGCTGGTGGAAAAGCTGCTGCCGCGCGCGGCGCAGCCCTGA
- a CDS encoding 4'-phosphopantetheinyl transferase family protein, with amino-acid sequence MPEALSAALSRSGLPDTLGWAITLPQTDPGALFPEERAAMQKAVPARLAEFTGGRVAARRAMAQLGLAPAPVAMDPDRAPRWPDGVVGSITHAAGLCFAVVGHSSDWSALGADLERDAALPAEIVAEVATPQELAGLAPLPAREAAARIFSAKEAAYKAQYPQTLSLFGFDAMQANLPAGEMRMVRDTGPGLGAVLPMRQHLLPGLILSLCLMPANA; translated from the coding sequence ATGCCCGAGGCCCTTTCGGCGGCGCTGTCCCGGTCGGGCCTGCCCGACACGCTGGGCTGGGCCATCACCCTTCCTCAAACCGACCCCGGCGCGCTCTTTCCCGAAGAGCGCGCCGCCATGCAAAAGGCGGTGCCCGCGCGGCTGGCGGAGTTCACCGGCGGGCGTGTCGCGGCGCGGCGGGCGATGGCGCAGCTTGGCCTCGCGCCGGCGCCGGTTGCGATGGATCCCGACCGCGCGCCGCGCTGGCCCGACGGCGTCGTCGGCAGCATCACCCATGCCGCCGGTCTCTGTTTCGCTGTGGTCGGCCACAGCTCGGACTGGTCTGCCCTCGGGGCCGATCTGGAACGCGACGCGGCGCTGCCCGCCGAGATCGTCGCGGAAGTTGCCACGCCGCAGGAACTGGCGGGCCTCGCGCCACTGCCCGCGCGGGAGGCCGCGGCGCGGATCTTCAGCGCCAAGGAAGCGGCCTACAAGGCGCAATACCCGCAGACCCTGAGCCTCTTCGGCTTCGACGCCATGCAGGCGAATCTGCCCGCCGGAGAAATGCGCATGGTTCGCGACACCGGCCCCGGTCTGGGCGCGGTTCTGCCCATGCGGCAGCACCTGCTGCCCGGGCTGATCCTGTCGCTGTGCCTGATGCCGGCAAACGCCTGA